In Sebaldella termitidis ATCC 33386, one DNA window encodes the following:
- a CDS encoding outer membrane beta-barrel protein, whose product MRKKYLLLIGLVLTFSVYAENNTIEVKGGYDVYKKVEQKDTNGYDKLKFKNGFNLGAEYRREIFENIQVGAGLEYNFNSDKTPGDKYNAAENSTIKYSSDDLDSIPLYATARYVFRNRTDFTPYVKVNVGYSFNSGDMEAKKTLHDVNKSFKAYDYSAKDSFYYAFGTGVEYKNFIVDLTYEINDFKADGKRYTNVSDTPGGLNVSYKDEDVKFKNQKLKLSVGYQFDF is encoded by the coding sequence ATGAGAAAAAAATATTTATTATTAATAGGATTAGTACTTACTTTTTCAGTATATGCAGAGAATAACACAATAGAGGTAAAAGGTGGGTATGATGTTTATAAGAAGGTGGAACAAAAAGATACTAACGGATATGACAAATTAAAATTTAAAAACGGTTTTAATCTGGGTGCCGAGTACAGAAGGGAAATATTTGAAAATATACAGGTAGGAGCCGGGCTGGAGTATAACTTTAATAGTGACAAAACTCCCGGAGATAAATATAATGCCGCTGAGAACAGTACTATAAAGTACAGCAGCGATGATTTAGATTCTATTCCTCTTTATGCTACTGCCAGATATGTTTTTAGAAACAGAACAGATTTTACACCATATGTGAAAGTAAATGTGGGATATTCATTTAATTCGGGGGATATGGAAGCTAAAAAAACTCTTCATGATGTAAACAAGAGTTTCAAAGCATATGATTACAGTGCTAAAGATAGTTTTTACTACGCATTTGGTACAGGTGTGGAATATAAAAATTTTATCGTTGATCTTACTTATGAAATAAATGATTTTAAAGCTGACGGAAAGAGATATACGAATGTCAGCGATACACCAGGAGGACTAAATGTATCATATAAAGATGAAGATGTAAAATTTAAAAATCAAAAACTAAAACTATCTGTGGGATATCAGTTTGATTTTTAA